A portion of the Dissulfuribacter thermophilus genome contains these proteins:
- a CDS encoding NIL domain-containing protein gives MYTRILVLRFPPEITDKPLVCSLAREFDLCFNILKAEILPGQEGIMVLELSGHKKHVSEGLKYLKAQGVKVKSVAQEIRRNEEVCIHCGACTGICPTNALTLDPDTFEVVFEPKKCKGCELCVVVCPVRAMEIRFAKEKALS, from the coding sequence ATGTATACGCGAATCCTAGTTTTGAGATTTCCACCTGAAATTACAGACAAGCCTTTGGTGTGTAGCCTGGCAAGAGAGTTTGACCTCTGTTTTAACATATTGAAGGCCGAGATCCTTCCTGGTCAGGAGGGTATAATGGTACTCGAACTCTCTGGGCATAAAAAACACGTCTCAGAAGGACTCAAGTATTTGAAGGCACAGGGTGTAAAGGTCAAGTCTGTTGCTCAGGAGATCAGACGAAATGAGGAAGTCTGCATCCATTGCGGCGCATGTACTGGCATATGTCCTACAAATGCCCTTACCTTAGACCCAGACACTTTTGAGGTGGTGTTCGAGCCCAAAAAGTGTAAGGGATGCGAGCTCTGTGTGGTGGTTTGTCCAGTCAGGGCAATGGAAATCAGATTCGCCAAGGAAAAGGCCCTTTCATAA
- a CDS encoding phosphoribosylanthranilate isomerase produces the protein MIKICGITNLEDLKLIASLRPDAVGFVFARSPRQVGIEAVKKMVDELPPGISTFGVFVNPEKDLVDFAIREAGIDIVQLHGDESPEFCKLFPQRVVKALRVKADDDLDRFKVYEPYVRGFLVDAWCAQSYGGTGKRVDLELAKRLCGMFKRPVILAGGLDPSNLDEVLTCVQPFGVDVSSGVEERPGKKDLKRVKDFIIIARRFGL, from the coding sequence GTGATCAAAATTTGTGGAATAACAAACCTAGAAGACTTAAAGCTTATTGCATCCCTTAGGCCTGATGCTGTGGGATTTGTTTTTGCGAGGAGTCCCAGGCAGGTTGGTATAGAAGCAGTCAAGAAAATGGTTGATGAACTTCCTCCTGGGATAAGCACCTTTGGTGTCTTCGTAAATCCAGAAAAAGATCTAGTTGACTTTGCAATTAGAGAGGCGGGGATCGACATTGTCCAACTTCATGGTGATGAATCGCCAGAATTTTGTAAGCTGTTTCCACAAAGGGTGGTCAAGGCCCTTAGGGTGAAGGCCGATGATGACCTAGATCGTTTTAAGGTCTATGAACCCTATGTTCGTGGTTTTCTTGTGGATGCATGGTGTGCTCAAAGCTATGGAGGAACCGGGAAAAGGGTTGATCTTGAGCTCGCAAAAAGGCTGTGTGGTATGTTTAAAAGACCAGTGATCCTTGCTGGAGGGCTTGATCCCTCCAATCTGGACGAAGTACTCACCTGTGTACAGCCTTTTGGGGTTGATGTAAGTTCAGGTGTAGAGGAAAGACCTGGAAAAAAGGATCTTAAACGTGTAAAAGACTTTATTATAATCGCACGTAGATTTGGACTTTGA
- the trpA gene encoding tryptophan synthase subunit alpha, producing MKESRINKAFSHCQERGEAAFIPFITAGDPDINTTYEICLKMAEMGADIIELGMPFSDPLADGPTIQASSQRALTRGINTEMILSLVSRLRSVTQCPIVLMGYYNPILQYGLKQFAKDAKEAGADGTIIPDLPLEESGQWQKEADKIGLSNIFLVAPNTPMDRVEKISRKSRGFLYYVSVTGITGARQELPKELVDGLKKVKKVSPVPVSVGFGISRPDQVRQLREYADGIIVGSAIIKIVEKNNPSKKLIVDEIGNFVKEMKKATTNSYAS from the coding sequence ATGAAGGAATCAAGGATTAATAAGGCATTTTCTCATTGTCAGGAAAGGGGAGAGGCTGCTTTTATACCATTTATTACAGCCGGGGACCCTGATATTAATACTACATATGAGATCTGCCTTAAGATGGCAGAGATGGGGGCCGATATTATTGAGCTTGGGATGCCATTTTCAGACCCACTTGCAGATGGACCAACCATTCAGGCATCGAGTCAAAGGGCCTTGACCAGAGGAATTAACACTGAAATGATCCTTTCCCTTGTTTCAAGGCTCCGTTCTGTTACTCAGTGCCCAATAGTACTCATGGGCTACTATAATCCAATACTACAATATGGGCTCAAGCAATTTGCCAAGGATGCAAAAGAGGCAGGCGCTGACGGCACTATTATCCCTGATCTACCCCTTGAAGAGTCAGGCCAGTGGCAAAAGGAGGCAGATAAGATTGGGTTGTCAAACATCTTTCTCGTTGCTCCCAATACTCCTATGGACCGTGTGGAAAAGATCTCGAGAAAGTCGAGGGGCTTTCTATACTATGTGTCCGTAACAGGGATCACAGGTGCCAGACAGGAGCTACCGAAGGAGCTTGTGGATGGACTCAAGAAAGTGAAGAAGGTTAGTCCTGTGCCGGTTTCCGTTGGTTTTGGCATTTCTAGGCCAGATCAGGTGCGCCAACTCAGAGAATATGCCGACGGAATAATCGTGGGTAGCGCAATCATTAAAATTGTTGAGAAAAATAATCCTTCTAAAAAGTTGATCGTGGACGAGATTGGGAATTTTGTCAAGGAGATGAAAAAGGCTACTACCAATTCTTACGCCTCATGA
- the ispG gene encoding flavodoxin-dependent (E)-4-hydroxy-3-methylbut-2-enyl-diphosphate synthase, producing MTHFTFNIPKRRKTRTIHVGNVPIGGDHPVVVQSMTNTDTRDVNATINQITSLSSCGCEIVRVAVPDMEAARAISKIKHASPVPIIADIHFDWRLAVSAIEHGADGIRINPGNIGGKEKLEKVVKKAKEFQIPVRVGVNAGSLEKDIRQKYHGPTPEALVESALRNVERVVELGHELIKISIKSSDVLTTIAAYRMLAEKTDYPLHLGVTEAGGLISGTVKSSVALGALLMDGIGDTIRVSLTRPPEEEVKVAYEILKATGLRQRGAEIISCPTCGRCEINLFSLAEEVESRAQTIEEPITIAVMGCVVNGPGEARAADIGIAGGKGVGIIFKRGKILKKVKEERLLKEFWEEVETLIKEKRGGSK from the coding sequence ATGACTCACTTTACCTTTAACATACCTAAGAGACGAAAAACAAGGACCATCCATGTTGGCAATGTCCCTATAGGTGGCGACCATCCCGTTGTAGTACAATCTATGACAAATACAGATACCAGAGATGTAAATGCCACCATCAACCAAATAACATCCCTTTCTTCTTGTGGTTGTGAGATAGTCCGCGTCGCAGTCCCAGACATGGAGGCTGCGAGGGCCATCTCGAAGATTAAGCATGCAAGTCCTGTGCCTATAATTGCGGATATCCATTTTGACTGGAGGCTTGCAGTCTCTGCAATTGAACATGGAGCCGATGGAATACGCATAAATCCTGGAAATATTGGGGGAAAAGAGAAGTTAGAGAAGGTTGTAAAAAAGGCAAAAGAATTTCAGATCCCTGTGCGTGTTGGAGTAAATGCAGGGAGCCTTGAAAAGGATATTCGGCAAAAATATCACGGTCCGACCCCGGAAGCACTGGTGGAAAGTGCCCTTCGAAATGTAGAACGGGTTGTGGAATTGGGACATGAACTTATCAAGATATCAATAAAGTCTTCTGATGTACTCACAACTATTGCGGCGTACAGGATGCTTGCTGAAAAGACAGACTATCCTCTACACCTGGGAGTGACAGAGGCAGGTGGGCTAATTTCAGGGACTGTAAAGAGCAGTGTTGCTCTTGGGGCCTTGTTGATGGATGGGATTGGAGATACCATCAGGGTCTCGCTTACTCGTCCTCCAGAAGAAGAGGTCAAGGTAGCCTATGAGATCCTCAAGGCCACTGGATTGAGACAGCGGGGGGCGGAAATAATTTCCTGCCCAACCTGTGGTAGGTGTGAAATCAATCTCTTCTCCCTTGCTGAAGAGGTAGAAAGCAGGGCTCAGACCATTGAAGAGCCCATTACTATTGCAGTAATGGGGTGCGTTGTGAATGGCCCTGGAGAGGCGAGGGCCGCAGATATTGGAATTGCCGGAGGAAAAGGGGTAGGGATCATCTTTAAACGCGGTAAGATTTTGAAAAAGGTAAAAGAAGAACGACTTCTAAAGGAATTCTGGGAAGAGGTGGAGACGCTTATTAAGGAAAAGAGAGGAGGAAGTAAATGA
- a CDS encoding TIGR04283 family arsenosugar biosynthesis glycosyltransferase, producing the protein MNKTISVIIPCLNEKANIGNLLKTIEVFEDVEAIVVDGGSSDGTPEIAKAHRTKLLKAGACRGSQLNAGARAAGGDIFFFVHGDSTIPRTFKEDIYQILLKKGATLGAFRLKIDSPSPPFRLVETMVNLRSSILSLPYGDQGLFIKREDFFSAGGFKDYPIMEDFDFVRRMKKRGRILLARSHIKTSPRRWGKYGILRTTFLNQLIILGFFLGVPPNHLVRLYYPRKTRKDL; encoded by the coding sequence ATGAACAAGACCATTTCTGTAATTATCCCGTGCCTAAATGAAAAGGCTAATATAGGCAATTTGCTGAAGACAATCGAGGTGTTCGAGGACGTAGAGGCCATCGTTGTAGATGGTGGCAGCAGTGATGGCACCCCTGAAATAGCAAAGGCCCACAGGACAAAATTACTTAAAGCAGGAGCATGCAGAGGATCTCAGTTAAACGCAGGGGCAAGGGCTGCAGGGGGTGATATATTTTTTTTTGTCCACGGCGATTCAACTATACCCAGGACGTTTAAAGAAGACATATACCAGATACTCCTGAAAAAAGGGGCAACCTTAGGGGCATTCAGACTAAAAATAGATTCTCCATCACCTCCATTCAGGCTCGTAGAAACCATGGTCAATCTGAGATCCTCAATTCTTTCATTGCCATATGGGGATCAAGGGCTCTTTATCAAAAGGGAGGACTTCTTTAGTGCCGGTGGCTTTAAAGACTATCCAATAATGGAAGATTTCGATTTTGTAAGGAGGATGAAAAAGAGAGGGAGGATTTTACTTGCAAGATCCCATATAAAAACTTCTCCAAGACGCTGGGGAAAATACGGGATCCTAAGGACAACGTTTTTAAATCAGTTGATTATACTCGGTTTTTTCCTAGGCGTCCCTCCCAACCACCTAGTTCGTCTGTACTATCCACGAAAGACAAGAAAAGACTTATGA
- a CDS encoding J domain-containing protein: MYLAHVKDKTGKTRFVIRESVKGQDGLYRSRDLFDLGEDPEIFIKYVGPKGFYIDPDLEDEVRSKATYFDYRELEELFWPFLDPEIKITIENFSHGRSSPKGRYRRGIKGQKIDIHPFDRRRLLFLKFGQINIEPMWEHPFPFLELPLNKSRDEIEHAIGFMELELRPWEMRGYLYTIFNLPEHFKPRQSRFIPEVQDLNQMDSFFLEELCKLNNDPTYLDQGARETDHLGVHPYLRKYLIYYFDIFFHSKGAGYIGGRFRTEGTYREPSAIHPNEDEYLAILGITKDEFDSMDEQELTRTFRKKALKLHPDKGGDHENFIRLKEAYTFLMRRKNW; this comes from the coding sequence ATGTATCTGGCCCATGTAAAAGACAAAACAGGTAAAACACGTTTTGTGATCCGGGAATCCGTTAAAGGCCAAGACGGGCTTTACAGGTCCCGAGACCTCTTTGACCTCGGCGAAGATCCAGAAATTTTTATTAAGTATGTGGGACCAAAGGGCTTTTACATTGATCCTGACCTAGAAGACGAGGTGAGGTCAAAGGCCACATATTTTGACTATAGAGAGCTAGAAGAACTTTTTTGGCCGTTTCTTGATCCCGAAATCAAGATAACCATTGAAAACTTCTCTCATGGCAGATCTAGCCCAAAAGGGCGTTACAGAAGGGGGATCAAGGGACAAAAAATCGATATTCATCCATTTGACAGGCGAAGACTACTCTTTCTAAAATTTGGCCAGATTAATATTGAACCAATGTGGGAACACCCCTTCCCTTTTTTGGAATTGCCCCTCAATAAGTCTAGGGATGAGATAGAACACGCAATAGGATTCATGGAATTGGAACTAAGACCTTGGGAGATGAGGGGCTACTTATATACGATTTTTAACCTCCCAGAACATTTTAAGCCAAGACAATCGAGATTCATTCCAGAGGTCCAGGATCTCAATCAGATGGACTCTTTCTTTTTAGAAGAGCTATGCAAATTAAACAACGATCCTACCTACCTGGATCAAGGGGCCAGGGAGACGGACCATTTAGGTGTTCATCCTTACCTAAGGAAATATCTTATATACTACTTCGATATCTTCTTTCACTCAAAAGGTGCAGGATACATTGGAGGAAGATTCAGGACAGAAGGTACTTATAGGGAGCCTTCAGCTATCCATCCGAACGAAGACGAATACCTGGCCATTCTAGGAATCACTAAGGACGAATTTGATTCAATGGACGAACAAGAACTGACCAGGACATTTAGGAAAAAGGCCTTGAAACTCCACCCAGACAAAGGTGGAGATCATGAGAATTTCATCAGATTAAAAGAGGCCTATACTTTTCTCATGAGGCGTAAGAATTGGTAG
- the trpB gene encoding tryptophan synthase subunit beta, whose product MARPDKRGHFGIFGGRYVPETLMPCLLELEEAYNEAKKDKNFRQEFKAILKDYVGRPTPLYEAKRLGEHLGGIRVFLKREDLTHTGAHKINNTIGQVLLAKRMGKTRIIAETGAGQHGVATATASALMGLECTVYMGKKDTVRQAMNVFRMELTGARVVPVESGTQTLKDAINEAIRDWVTNVKNTYYVIGSVVGPHPYPKIVRDFQSVIGEETKRQIKQAIGRLPDFCIACVGGGSNAMGMFYPFLRHEEVRLIGVEAAGKGLTSDYHSATLSAGTPGVLHGAMSYLLQDKWGQIKGAHSVAPGLDYPGVGPEHCALKDEKRVDYVAVDDNEALEAFKLLSEIEGIIPALESAHAVAQLIKMASSLKKGQVVVVNLSGRGDKDVQTVSELV is encoded by the coding sequence ATGGCTAGACCGGACAAAAGGGGGCATTTTGGAATCTTTGGAGGGAGATATGTACCAGAGACCCTTATGCCGTGCCTCCTTGAGCTTGAAGAGGCCTATAATGAGGCCAAAAAAGATAAGAATTTTAGGCAAGAGTTTAAGGCCATTCTCAAGGATTATGTTGGTAGACCTACGCCCCTTTACGAGGCAAAGCGCCTTGGTGAGCACTTAGGGGGTATAAGGGTATTTTTAAAACGTGAGGACCTAACCCATACTGGAGCCCATAAGATCAATAACACCATAGGTCAGGTGCTCCTTGCAAAGCGGATGGGGAAAACCCGGATCATTGCAGAGACTGGGGCAGGTCAGCATGGAGTAGCCACTGCCACGGCATCGGCATTGATGGGGCTCGAGTGCACTGTATATATGGGGAAAAAGGATACAGTGCGCCAGGCTATGAATGTTTTTAGGATGGAACTAACAGGTGCCCGTGTCGTCCCTGTGGAATCTGGGACCCAGACTCTAAAGGATGCCATAAATGAGGCCATTAGGGACTGGGTTACCAATGTTAAAAATACCTACTACGTCATTGGATCTGTAGTTGGACCTCACCCTTATCCAAAGATCGTGCGGGATTTTCAAAGCGTGATTGGTGAAGAGACCAAAAGGCAGATCAAACAGGCCATAGGACGGTTACCTGACTTTTGTATTGCCTGTGTAGGTGGCGGTAGCAATGCCATGGGTATGTTTTACCCGTTCTTGAGGCATGAGGAAGTGAGGCTTATTGGCGTAGAGGCAGCAGGCAAGGGATTGACCAGCGATTATCATTCTGCAACCCTGAGTGCAGGAACACCTGGTGTCCTTCACGGTGCCATGAGCTATCTCCTGCAGGATAAGTGGGGGCAGATAAAGGGAGCCCACTCTGTTGCACCAGGACTCGATTATCCAGGAGTCGGGCCAGAACATTGCGCCTTAAAAGATGAAAAAAGGGTAGATTATGTGGCAGTAGACGATAATGAGGCCTTGGAGGCCTTCAAGCTCCTCTCAGAGATAGAGGGGATCATACCAGCCCTTGAAAGTGCACACGCAGTAGCTCAACTAATAAAAATGGCTAGTAGTCTAAAAAAGGGACAGGTTGTGGTGGTGAACCTCTCTGGTAGGGGAGATAAAGATGTCCAGACAGTGTCTGAGCTCGTTTAA
- a CDS encoding proline--tRNA ligase, which produces MRYSKLFLPTLKEVPSEAEIISHKLMLRAGMIRRLASGLYSYLPLGLKALRKVETIVREEMFRAGAQEVLLPMVQPRELWEESGRWQKYGKELLRFKDRHEHDFCLGPTHEEVITDLVRREVRSYRDLPLNLFQIQTKFRDEIRPRFGLMRGREFVMKDAYSFDVDEEALDRQYWNMFEAYCRIFERCGLDFKAVKADTGAIGGHESHEFMVIADTGEDEIASCTVCKWAANIELAEVKSGSDSGDEGEAFDEIKKVNTPGVKQVEDVSEFLKVPLHKIVKSLVLETDKKDVVVAMVRGDHELNEVKMKKVLGCDELTLAKEATVERVTGAPIGFAGPVGLREKVILIADNSIKSLRNFVVGANEKDAHLLNVNWDRDIKDVSFSDIRNITEADPCPECGSTIEIRRGIEVGHVFKLGTKYSEAMGATFLDKDGKERPIVMGCYGIGVSRTVQAAIEQNHDELGIVFPEPIAPFDLIVTVVNVKDEELRASGENIYKAALSKGIDCLFDDRDMRPGVKFKDAELIGIPVRITVGKRLKEDGSVEVFHRKTRQVELIPMEKLEDVLNSLKYSS; this is translated from the coding sequence ATGAGATATTCAAAGCTCTTTTTGCCAACTCTAAAAGAGGTTCCATCCGAGGCAGAGATTATCTCGCATAAACTCATGTTAAGGGCCGGAATGATAAGACGGCTGGCTTCGGGTTTATATAGTTATCTTCCTTTGGGGTTAAAGGCACTTAGAAAGGTTGAGACCATCGTTAGGGAAGAGATGTTTAGGGCAGGTGCCCAAGAAGTCTTACTTCCCATGGTCCAGCCAAGGGAGCTTTGGGAAGAGAGTGGTCGTTGGCAAAAGTATGGGAAGGAGCTTCTGAGATTTAAGGATAGACACGAACACGATTTTTGTCTTGGTCCTACCCATGAAGAGGTGATAACCGACCTTGTACGTCGAGAGGTGCGCTCTTATAGGGACTTGCCCCTTAATCTGTTTCAGATCCAAACAAAATTTAGGGACGAGATTCGCCCTCGATTTGGCCTTATGAGGGGGCGAGAGTTCGTCATGAAGGACGCCTATAGTTTTGATGTGGATGAAGAGGCCCTTGATCGGCAGTATTGGAATATGTTCGAGGCCTATTGTCGGATATTTGAACGTTGTGGCCTGGATTTTAAGGCAGTTAAGGCAGACACAGGTGCCATCGGTGGGCATGAATCCCATGAGTTCATGGTTATTGCAGATACTGGAGAAGATGAGATTGCTTCGTGTACAGTATGTAAGTGGGCTGCCAACATAGAATTAGCAGAGGTGAAGTCAGGTTCAGACAGTGGTGATGAAGGCGAAGCTTTCGATGAGATCAAAAAGGTGAATACCCCTGGGGTCAAACAGGTAGAAGATGTTTCTGAGTTTCTAAAGGTGCCTCTACATAAGATTGTGAAAAGCCTTGTCCTTGAGACCGATAAAAAAGACGTGGTTGTCGCCATGGTGAGAGGGGATCACGAGTTAAATGAGGTCAAAATGAAAAAGGTCCTTGGCTGCGATGAGTTGACCTTGGCAAAAGAGGCGACAGTAGAGCGGGTTACAGGTGCGCCTATAGGATTTGCAGGTCCAGTGGGATTAAGGGAAAAGGTAATCCTTATTGCAGATAACTCCATAAAAAGCCTAAGGAATTTCGTGGTAGGAGCTAATGAAAAAGATGCTCATCTTTTGAATGTCAACTGGGACCGTGACATAAAAGATGTCAGTTTTTCAGACATAAGGAACATTACTGAGGCCGATCCTTGTCCTGAATGTGGATCCACAATTGAGATTAGGAGGGGGATTGAGGTAGGACATGTGTTCAAGCTGGGAACAAAATACAGTGAGGCCATGGGGGCCACCTTCTTAGACAAGGACGGAAAAGAAAGGCCCATTGTAATGGGTTGTTATGGAATTGGAGTCTCAAGAACGGTCCAGGCAGCAATTGAACAAAACCATGATGAACTGGGTATAGTATTCCCTGAGCCAATAGCTCCATTTGATTTAATAGTTACAGTAGTTAATGTTAAAGATGAAGAGCTTCGGGCGTCTGGTGAGAATATTTACAAAGCAGCTCTGTCAAAAGGTATCGATTGTCTATTCGATGATAGGGATATGCGTCCTGGAGTAAAATTTAAGGACGCTGAGTTGATTGGAATCCCTGTTCGCATAACAGTAGGTAAACGCCTGAAAGAAGATGGGAGCGTAGAGGTCTTTCATAGAAAGACGAGGCAAGTGGAATTGATTCCAATGGAAAAACTCGAAGATGTGCTTAATTCTCTCAAATATAGCTCTTAG
- a CDS encoding RelA/SpoT family protein: MIRIHDILDQIHSYLPDADTHLVEKAYVYSAKVHAGQVRLSGEPYLSHPLEVALILAKMRLDLPSIAAGLLHDTVEDTLATLDDIKSLFGDDVAQILDGVTKLSKIKFHSQIQKQAENIRKMILAMSKDLRVILVKLADRLHNMRTLEYQKEHKRVKVARETLDIYAPLASRLGIDWIKRELEDLSFKYLYPAEYEELKEKVEAKLGQRKAYVEEVKDLIARKMADFGLSCRVLGRPKHLYSVFRKMRLRNLPLEEIYDLIAFRIILKTKKECYEALGIVHSLWKPVPGRFKDYISLPKANMYQSLHTTVIGPYGEKMEIQIRTEEMDKVAREGIAAHWLYKEGTIITPDKQKQFDWLNQLMEWQKELEDPREFLDSVRMDLFPNDVYVFTPGGDVKEFPRGATPIDFAYAIHTEVGHHCAGAKVNGKMVPLKYELQNGDVVEIITSPQHVPSRDWLKIAKTSRALTRIRHWIKTEERQKSLNLGKDLLLREFKKNRADFSEFIKDKGEEVAKELSFKGLNDMLIAIGYGKISPIQVFKKFQRLEQIEEKTDDELIEELNQDDAKKLEESAQQGINIHGIDNIMVHLGKCCTPVPGDDVIGYITRGRGVTVHRTDCVNVKNLDPERKVDVTWHREPGETYPVRLHVMTTDKKGMLAAVSNAISNGEGNIKEAKVITTPDNNAMFNFLVEVRDSSHLKKIISGIRRVQGVNWVGRASYA, encoded by the coding sequence ATGATCCGAATACATGACATCCTTGATCAGATTCACTCATATCTGCCTGATGCCGACACTCATTTAGTAGAAAAGGCCTACGTATACTCTGCAAAGGTACATGCAGGGCAGGTGAGGCTATCTGGAGAGCCATATCTTTCACATCCTCTTGAAGTTGCTCTAATTCTGGCGAAGATGCGCCTTGATCTCCCAAGTATTGCTGCGGGATTACTTCATGACACAGTCGAGGATACCCTGGCTACTCTAGACGATATAAAGAGCCTTTTTGGAGACGATGTTGCTCAGATCCTAGACGGTGTCACCAAACTAAGTAAAATAAAATTTCACAGTCAGATACAAAAGCAGGCTGAAAATATTAGAAAAATGATCCTTGCTATGAGCAAGGACCTTAGGGTCATACTGGTTAAACTAGCAGACAGACTTCACAATATGCGGACCCTAGAATACCAAAAGGAACACAAGAGGGTGAAGGTCGCAAGAGAAACCCTTGACATTTATGCCCCTCTTGCCAGTAGGCTTGGAATTGACTGGATAAAAAGAGAGCTCGAAGATCTTTCTTTTAAATATCTGTATCCTGCAGAGTATGAAGAATTAAAAGAGAAGGTAGAGGCCAAGCTCGGTCAGAGGAAGGCCTATGTAGAGGAGGTCAAAGATCTTATTGCAAGAAAGATGGCAGACTTTGGCCTGAGCTGTAGGGTGCTAGGGCGTCCAAAGCACCTTTATAGCGTCTTTAGAAAGATGAGGCTTAGAAACCTTCCTCTGGAGGAGATATACGATTTAATTGCCTTTAGGATAATTCTTAAGACAAAAAAGGAATGTTATGAAGCCCTTGGCATAGTCCATTCCCTGTGGAAACCGGTCCCAGGGCGCTTTAAGGACTATATTAGCCTTCCTAAGGCCAACATGTACCAGAGTCTCCATACAACGGTAATTGGTCCTTATGGCGAGAAGATGGAGATCCAGATCCGTACGGAAGAGATGGACAAGGTGGCTCGGGAAGGTATCGCAGCCCACTGGCTGTACAAGGAAGGGACCATCATCACACCTGATAAACAAAAACAGTTTGACTGGCTCAATCAGCTAATGGAGTGGCAAAAGGAGCTCGAAGATCCACGGGAGTTTCTTGACTCTGTTAGGATGGATCTATTCCCTAACGATGTCTACGTCTTTACACCTGGGGGAGATGTCAAGGAATTTCCCAGAGGAGCAACCCCTATAGATTTTGCCTATGCCATCCATACAGAAGTTGGTCACCATTGTGCTGGAGCTAAGGTGAATGGAAAAATGGTCCCTCTTAAGTATGAGTTGCAAAATGGTGATGTTGTTGAAATTATTACCTCTCCTCAGCATGTGCCCAGCAGAGACTGGCTGAAGATTGCCAAGACTAGCAGGGCCCTGACACGTATTCGTCATTGGATAAAAACTGAAGAGAGACAAAAGAGCTTAAATCTCGGAAAAGACCTGCTCTTGAGGGAATTTAAGAAGAACCGGGCCGATTTTTCAGAGTTTATAAAAGATAAGGGCGAAGAAGTCGCAAAAGAGCTTTCTTTTAAAGGTCTGAACGACATGCTTATTGCCATTGGCTATGGAAAGATCTCTCCGATTCAGGTCTTTAAAAAGTTTCAACGCCTTGAACAGATAGAGGAAAAGACAGACGATGAATTAATAGAAGAGCTTAACCAGGACGATGCCAAGAAACTAGAAGAAAGCGCTCAGCAGGGAATCAATATTCATGGTATTGACAACATAATGGTTCATCTTGGAAAGTGTTGTACTCCTGTGCCGGGCGATGACGTTATTGGCTACATTACTCGAGGCCGTGGGGTCACTGTTCACAGGACAGATTGCGTAAACGTAAAAAATTTAGATCCTGAGAGAAAGGTAGACGTTACATGGCATAGAGAGCCTGGAGAGACTTACCCTGTAAGGCTTCATGTAATGACTACAGACAAAAAGGGAATGCTCGCAGCAGTAAGCAACGCCATAAGTAATGGAGAGGGCAATATAAAAGAGGCCAAGGTAATAACTACCCCTGACAATAACGCCATGTTCAATTTTTTAGTAGAAGTCAGAGACAGTTCCCACTTAAAGAAGATTATAAGCGGAATCAGACGGGTTCAGGGAGTAAATTGGGTGGGAAGGGCCTCTTACGCATAA
- the rpmB gene encoding 50S ribosomal protein L28, which yields MAKRCDICGKGPVTGCNVSHANNHTKRRWLPNLQKVKAVVGGKTKKITVCTKCIKAGKVTKAIG from the coding sequence ATGGCCAAACGTTGCGATATTTGCGGAAAGGGTCCAGTTACAGGCTGCAATGTAAGCCATGCCAATAACCACACCAAAAGGCGTTGGCTTCCAAATCTTCAAAAGGTCAAGGCAGTAGTAGGTGGAAAGACAAAGAAGATTACTGTATGCACCAAGTGTATTAAGGCCGGGAAGGTTACAAAGGCGATTGGATAG
- a CDS encoding 5' nucleotidase, NT5C type, protein MKHKRKNLAPEFFAFDIDGVVADTMGTFIEVARNEYGITNLSKDQITNYWLEQCLPVPEKIVWEIVDKIIKDPFQVGLRPIEGAREGLKAFFEKCEHLTFVTARPEKEGIEAWLHDLLKELPPNQIRVIATGVHEKKAEVLKGYGYKYFVEDNLDTCIQLYEHGIGAIVYDQPWNRNHTPFKRVRSWKELLELTGL, encoded by the coding sequence ATGAAACACAAAAGAAAAAACTTAGCACCAGAATTTTTTGCCTTTGATATCGACGGTGTTGTGGCAGACACCATGGGGACCTTTATCGAGGTTGCCAGAAATGAATACGGCATTACCAATTTGAGCAAGGATCAGATCACTAATTATTGGCTTGAACAATGCCTGCCTGTACCTGAAAAAATAGTATGGGAGATAGTTGACAAAATAATCAAAGATCCATTCCAGGTAGGGCTGAGACCAATTGAAGGGGCACGCGAAGGACTCAAGGCCTTTTTTGAAAAGTGTGAACATCTTACCTTTGTGACAGCAAGGCCCGAAAAAGAGGGAATTGAGGCATGGTTGCATGATCTCTTAAAGGAGTTACCTCCAAACCAGATAAGGGTCATTGCCACTGGAGTACATGAAAAAAAGGCCGAAGTTTTAAAGGGTTATGGGTATAAATACTTTGTAGAAGACAATCTCGACACCTGCATTCAGCTTTATGAACACGGCATTGGCGCGATTGTTTATGATCAGCCATGGAACAGGAATCATACCCCTTTTAAACGCGTAAGGTCCTGGAAAGAGCTCCTGGAGCTCACTGGTCTCTAA